TATCCGCATGGACTCATCTTCCGGGAAGTCAATCGTCAGCCGACGCGAGATTTGCTCTGGCGACCACCCATTCACCCATCGGCGATCGCCGCGATGGGGCTTGTTGCGGCCCTTGAACGGCGCCTGTCGAGGGCCGGCGATCGCACGCCCGTCGACATCACGGATCTTGCCCTCGAGGCGTTCCTGAACATAGTCGCGAAGCCGGCTTTGAAGCGTCAGCTTGGCCGGCTTCGGCCGGCGTGCCATCCGATCGGACTTCCACTGCGCAACGGTGGCCCGGTACTCGAGCTGACCACTTCGGGTCGCGGCATTGCGAGTCAGCTCCCGAGAGACCGTGGATGGGCACCGCTCTATCCGACGAGCTATCTCGCGCACACCAGTACCTTGGGCATGCAGCAGTGCGATCTCTTCTCGCTCGGAGAACGATAGGTACCTTCCGGAGACCGGCTTGGATATGAATAGTGGCATACCGCCACGATGCCGGAACCATCGTGATCCCACGGCTTGAGACACGCCGCTTGCTTCAGCGGCCTTCTCGCTGGTGATCCCTGTTGCGATGTGCTGCCAGAACTGTCGTTCCGTCTCACGCCGCACCGACGGCGCACCTGGTGAGCGCATCGCGTCGCGCCCAGTCAAATTCTGAACCCAACCTGCGGTTCGCCCCATGACACCTCCTTGAGAAGAGGTGTTGCGACGACCGGTTGAATCCGCCATACCTGTCGATTCGCTACAGCGAGCGGCTGGCCGAGGCCGGCATCGAGCCCTCAGTGGGCTCGAAGGGCGACAGCTACGACAACGCCCTGGCCGAGACCATCAACGGGCTGTACAAGGCCGAGGTCATCCACCGGCGCGGGCCATGGAAGACCAAGCAGGCGGTGGAACTGGCGACGCTGGAATGGGTGGCCTGGTTCAACCATCACCGGCTGATGGGGCCGCTGGGCCACGTCCCGCCTGCGGAGTTCGAAGCCAATTACCATCGTCAAGCTGAAATAGTCGTCGGCCGGATACGGGTCGAGCGGAAGCTCGGTCAGAGTGTTAGAGGGGCGAAATAGATTGATCCATTTCCGTCTGCACCCCAGCCCTCGCGGCCCTTGAGCCGCCGGATCCAGCCAATCTGGTCCATGGTGATCACTCCTGTACACCCCGCCCGCTGTGGATAACCCGGCCAGGGTAGGTTGAACCCCTGGTTCAGTTTTCGGTCGGCCGCAACAGGCCTATATGCCAAGCGGCAGAAGCCGGGCCTCAAAACCAGTAGCCATAAGTTCTCGCTTGAAGTGCATCATGGCCAGAGGGAACGCCTGCGAGACAAGCATGTACTGGTGATCTTCTTCCAACATCAGAGGAGCTAGCACCTCCTCTGTCACGTCGAGTGGGTAATCGAACTTGGCTGCGTACTCCCCGGAGAAGTTCGCCGACCGCAAAGGATCGGACTTTTCCTCGCTTGCTTGCGCACGCAGGTGAATCTGAACATGCGCCTGCAGCGGCAAGCCCTTCTGGTCAGGCACCGCCAGAGCAACATGGATTTCCTGCTGGAGCTGAACTTCCCAGGTCGAGCCCGGGGTACCTTCACTGCGATTGTCGGACTGGAAGGCTTCAACGCGAAAGACCTTGAGCTTTGGCCGGAGCTTCATTTCTGTGTCCATCGAAGTTCCTCGGTTTGAAGACCCTGTCTCGATCGGAACTCCTTGGGGTCGTAACGAACACTCTTGTCTGTGGCGCCTTGCTGCTGGACCCTAAAGGTCGAACTCGTGACGAGTTTCAGGCTGGTGAGCACTGCAGAACCGGTGGTAGCCAGTTCAGCCTGCATCCCCTTTTCTTCAACCAATGCGTCAAAGGCCGCACGGCTACGAAGCACTAGACGCAACAGCGTATCCATGGACTCAGACTGCGCGACGTCGTCGTTCTCGTACTTGCTAAACGCCACCGGCCCGCCCCCAAAAAGACGGGCTGCTTGAGCCTGAGTGAGCCCGAGCTTTTGACGCAGTGCGACGATCTGCTCGCCGGTGAGTAAGGAGTCGATCTGTTTGCGCCAGGCCATCAATGCTCGACGACTCTTCTTCGTCTCAACAGCGCCGGCAGTTTCCGATCCGCAGTGATCGCAGGCGAGCATGTAGACCGGGAGCAGCGTCGACTGTCCCTTGTATTGAGATTCGACCTGCTCCACCAGCTCCGACGCATGGCCGATGCCGCACACCGGGCACAGTGCTGAATCGCTCATGAGGCACTCCACTCTCTATTCTTCAA
The nucleotide sequence above comes from Shinella sp. XGS7. Encoded proteins:
- a CDS encoding type II toxin-antitoxin system MqsA family antitoxin — protein: MSDSALCPVCGIGHASELVEQVESQYKGQSTLLPVYMLACDHCGSETAGAVETKKSRRALMAWRKQIDSLLTGEQIVALRQKLGLTQAQAARLFGGGPVAFSKYENDDVAQSESMDTLLRLVLRSRAAFDALVEEKGMQAELATTGSAVLTSLKLVTSSTFRVQQQGATDKSVRYDPKEFRSRQGLQTEELRWTQK